In Lysinibacillus sp. 2017, the DNA window AGTAATCGAAATGGTGAAAGATTTAGCTTGGGCTTGGGGTGAAAAAGGTGCGCGTTTAACATCGATCTCTCCAGGTACAATCGATACTCAAATGGGGCGGGCGGAAAAACAACAAAGTCAACAAATGGCGGTTTTACTTGCGCATACGCCATTACGTCGTGAAGGAGATGCCGATGAAATCGCGAAAGTTGTAGAATTTTTACTAAGTGATGCGGCATCTTATGTAACGGGAACAGACATTTTAGTTGATGGCGGTACGATTGCCAACATGGCACGTATGCGTCAAGCCATGCAACAAAATCAATAATAGAAATAGATAGAACGAAAGCCACTCATAAATGTTTGAATGGCTTTTTACTTTTAAGCTTGTAAAATTTCTTTCTGTTGTTCCTTTTTCAATTCAGGATGTGCCATTTCTATTATAGAAGTTCGTAATAATAACAGGACACAGATGATAAGGATCATACCACTTACGATTAAAATCCACTCCGCTGGTAATATATCATATAAGAAGCCATATAAAAGGGTACCCACTGGCATCATACTCATCGACATCATTTCAACAATTCCAAATACACGGCCACGATATTCTTCCTCTACTGATAACTGTAACATGACTCCGAGTGGTGTATTTGTTAAAACCCCCAAAGAACCAAATAACAACATTAAAATGAAATAGAAGGTGAAATTCAAGATTGTCGAAAAATGAAAGAATAAAGGGATTGCCGCTATAAGTATTAAACTAGACATTAAAAGTAGCGTACGTTTTACAAAAACTAATGGAAACTTTACATTCGAACGAGTAGCAAAATAAATCGATGTTATAAGCATCCCGATTGCTGCACCCGCTTCTGTAAATCCAATCAAAGTAGGATCTAATTTTAAAATCGTGACTAAAATAAAATCCCCACCTATATTGATACTTGTAAAGAATAAATTTAGCCATAATGCTGTCCATAAAATAGAACGTAAAACATGTTGTTTACTTACATAGCGGAATCCGGCCTTTAAACTTTGAAACATCGTCTCTTTTTGACCATCATTTGTAATTGCCGCTTTTTTGTAAAGTGTAAAGTTCATTGTGGATTCAAGTGAAAGTGTAATTACAGCAGCAACGATGAATGCAGCTAAAAAGATTTCCATTGAGACAAATCCGAATAGCATCCCACCAAATACTGGACCACCAATTCCCGAAATCGATTGAGCTAATTGGTTAAAGCTCATCGCTTTTTGTAGCCGAGCCTCATCAACTAAATTTGCAATGGATGCTGAGAAGGCAACACTTGAAAATGAACTGAAAATACTATTGAAAACCGTTGTAATGTATATGGCAATTAAAGAAAGTTCCACGGTATGCGTGTAAAATAACAATGTACTGATGGATAATATAACACCCGCTTGCCCACCAAGTACTAACCATTTACGTGGAATGCGGTCTCCGATTAAACCTGCAATTGGCGAAAAGATGATTCGCGGCAAATAACTAAGCAAAATATTCGTCGCAAAACTTAACGATGAACCTGTCAAAGAAAGAATATACATACTAATACCAAATGCATAAACGTGAGAACCAAGCGATCCAATCATTTTACTTACGAGAAATGTGTACAAATGATAGGTTGCCTTTTTGTGTTTTAATTGTTCGTTCATGTTACCAAACCCCTTTTGTTTAATTTTATTAAACTAATAATAAAACATTTAAAATCAATTTGCAATTAAAAGTTTAATTAAATTTAAAATTTGTTCATTTTATAAATGACTTATAGAGTATTAGGTTTAATTTAATTTAAAATATACCAACGAACGAAAGGATTTGGTACACTAAATAGTATGAGGTGACGACATGTTAAATATTGGAGCGAAGATAAAAGAATTACGAAAAGCGCGAAAAATGACGTTAGCCGATGTAGCAGGCGACCGTATTACGAAAGGAATGCTAAGTCTAATTGAAAATGGTAAGGCACAGCCATCTATGGAAAGCTTGCAGCATATAGCAAAACAATTAAATATTGACGTGGCTGAGCTTATGCAAAATGGGGATAGTGAAGAAGTTCGTGAACTATACTTACAAGCAGAGGATTTAAGCTTACAAATCAACGACGAATATGTAAAAGATACCTATATGGCACTTCAACAAAAGCTTCATGATTTGATTGAACCTTTTGTAAAAGAGGGGAAATTAAAAGGACAAACATATGAGGAAGTTCGTTTGTATGAGATGTATTTGGGCATGCGAAATCGATTAAGTATCGATAAGTCACTCGAACCATTTTTTGAAGTCATTCCAATGTATGAACAGGTACATGCGTATTCGAAAATTATAAATGTGTATAGTCGCTTAGCAGGTTATAAGTTTGAAGAGCGAAAATATGAAGATGGATTGACCTTTTTATTAAAGGGAGAAACCTATACAAAACGTTACGGGGATCTAATTGGTGATTTAGAAAAGTTAGATTTATATTACAATATTACGGTTCTTTATGCAGCAGTGAATGAGAATAAGCAGGCTGAGAAATATTTAGAAATGGCATTGAAAATTGCAAAAGAAAAGAAAATTTTGTATCGTATAAATGATTTTTATCGCTTTATATTTCTTAATCACTGTGCCGATGAAAACGGGGAAAAGGCGGCCTTTTATTTAAGGAAAATACGCTTACTTACGGAAGTGTTAGAGGACCCTGTTGAAATTTTGGTCGAACAAATTTTAACGTTATTTTACATTAATCATATTGAGAAGGATTATGAGAAAACAATTGCAACAACTTTTAAAAAATCGACATTACCTGATGAAGTGTTAGAAGAAATTAATTATTTTGCTAAAGGCGAATATGCTTTTGCGTATTGGAAGCTAGATCGAATTGATGAAGCGCTTGCCCAATTAATTGATTTCAAAGTTACGTATGATGTTAATCAGCATCCAATCGATTTAGTTCGTTATTATCGTAGCTATGCAATCCGTGCACTTTGCTATTACGAAAAGGGCGATAAAGAGAATGCGAAGCGAGACATTTTATATGCAGTCGATGGCGTGAAGAACTTTAAAGAACTGTTTGGTAAACAATTTATTTTAGGTGCGTATGATACGATTATGAAAAAATAATTTTTATAGAAAATCCCCATGATTAACAAATTTGATTGTTAGTCATGGGGATATTTTTTTCATTATTTAAAGGCTTCTACTAAAGCGCGACCATCAATGGCTTCAAAGTCCAATCCTAAA includes these proteins:
- a CDS encoding MFS transporter; protein product: MNEQLKHKKATYHLYTFLVSKMIGSLGSHVYAFGISMYILSLTGSSLSFATNILLSYLPRIIFSPIAGLIGDRIPRKWLVLGGQAGVILSISTLLFYTHTVELSLIAIYITTVFNSIFSSFSSVAFSASIANLVDEARLQKAMSFNQLAQSISGIGGPVFGGMLFGFVSMEIFLAAFIVAAVITLSLESTMNFTLYKKAAITNDGQKETMFQSLKAGFRYVSKQHVLRSILWTALWLNLFFTSINIGGDFILVTILKLDPTLIGFTEAGAAIGMLITSIYFATRSNVKFPLVFVKRTLLLMSSLILIAAIPLFFHFSTILNFTFYFILMLLFGSLGVLTNTPLGVMLQLSVEEEYRGRVFGIVEMMSMSMMPVGTLLYGFLYDILPAEWILIVSGMILIICVLLLLRTSIIEMAHPELKKEQQKEILQA
- a CDS encoding helix-turn-helix domain-containing protein — its product is MLNIGAKIKELRKARKMTLADVAGDRITKGMLSLIENGKAQPSMESLQHIAKQLNIDVAELMQNGDSEEVRELYLQAEDLSLQINDEYVKDTYMALQQKLHDLIEPFVKEGKLKGQTYEEVRLYEMYLGMRNRLSIDKSLEPFFEVIPMYEQVHAYSKIINVYSRLAGYKFEERKYEDGLTFLLKGETYTKRYGDLIGDLEKLDLYYNITVLYAAVNENKQAEKYLEMALKIAKEKKILYRINDFYRFIFLNHCADENGEKAAFYLRKIRLLTEVLEDPVEILVEQILTLFYINHIEKDYEKTIATTFKKSTLPDEVLEEINYFAKGEYAFAYWKLDRIDEALAQLIDFKVTYDVNQHPIDLVRYYRSYAIRALCYYEKGDKENAKRDILYAVDGVKNFKELFGKQFILGAYDTIMKK